In Natronomonas halophila, one DNA window encodes the following:
- a CDS encoding DNA-directed RNA polymerase, with product MYKRVRLKDTVEVPPKHLADVSPELVKRLLQDKLEGQMDENVGSVVSISEVHDIGQGAVLPNRPGVYYEAEFDAVTFDPQMQEVVDGEVVEVVNFGAFVGIGPVDGLLHVSQISDEYLAYDEENQQLASRDSNRVLSVGDSVRARIVTKSIDERNPRDTKIGLTAKQPGLGKHGWLEEERQRREAQAGD from the coding sequence ATGTACAAACGGGTACGACTCAAGGATACGGTTGAGGTGCCGCCGAAGCACCTCGCGGATGTGTCGCCCGAGCTCGTCAAGCGGCTGCTGCAGGACAAGCTCGAAGGACAGATGGACGAAAACGTCGGGAGCGTGGTCTCCATCTCGGAGGTCCACGACATCGGACAGGGTGCGGTCCTGCCGAACCGACCGGGCGTCTACTACGAGGCGGAGTTCGACGCCGTCACGTTCGACCCCCAGATGCAGGAAGTCGTCGATGGCGAGGTCGTCGAGGTCGTCAACTTCGGCGCCTTCGTCGGCATCGGCCCCGTCGACGGCCTGCTCCACGTCTCCCAGATTTCGGACGAGTATCTGGCCTATGACGAGGAGAACCAGCAACTGGCCTCGCGGGACTCCAACCGCGTGCTTTCGGTGGGCGACTCGGTGCGCGCACGCATCGTCACCAAGAGCATCGACGAGCGGAACCCCCGCGATACGAAGATCGGCCTGACGGCCAAACAGCCCGGCCTCGGCAAGCACGGCTGGCTCGAAGAGGAACGGCAGCGCCGCGAGGCGCAGGCGGGTGATTAG
- a CDS encoding DUF188 domain-containing protein: protein MRVVLDTNALMMPVEVGVRTFEELDRLLGDYEAVVPEAVLEELEELAGDHGEEATAASVGADLARRECEPLEHDAEYADDAVLELGQAADYVVTNDKPLQKRLLEANVPVISLRGSNKLDINEP, encoded by the coding sequence ATGCGCGTGGTGCTCGATACGAACGCACTGATGATGCCGGTCGAAGTCGGGGTGCGGACCTTCGAGGAACTCGACCGCCTGCTCGGCGACTACGAAGCGGTGGTCCCCGAGGCGGTCCTCGAGGAACTCGAGGAACTGGCCGGCGACCACGGCGAGGAGGCGACGGCGGCAAGCGTCGGCGCGGACCTCGCCCGCCGGGAGTGCGAACCACTCGAGCACGACGCAGAATATGCGGACGACGCGGTGTTGGAACTCGGCCAGGCGGCCGACTACGTGGTGACGAACGACAAGCCGCTCCAAAAGCGGCTTTTAGAGGCGAACGTTCCCGTAATTAGTTTACGCGGGAGCAACAAACTGGATATCAACGAACCATAG
- a CDS encoding translation initiation factor IF-2 subunit gamma, which translates to MTQEHRQPEVNIGLVGHVDHGKTTLVQALSGEWTDQHSEEMKRGISIRLGYADATFRECPDLEEPDRYTVDETCADGSESEHLRTVSFVDAPGHETLMATMLSGASIMDGAVLVIAANEPVPRAQTEEHLMALDIIGIDNIVIAQNKIDLVDREQAVDNYEQIQEFVEGTVAEDAPIVPTSAQQEVNMDLLIQTIEEEIPTPDRDPDADARLQVARSFDINRPGTTFEDLTGGVLGGSLTQGRLENDDEIEIKPGREVEEGGKSEYRPVETSIRSLQAGGEFVDEVTPGGLLGVGTGLDPSLTKGDALAGQVAGPPGTLPPTHDDFTMDVELLDRIVGEEDVEPISTGEPLMLTVGTATTVGSVTSAREGECEVKLKRPVCAQEGAKIAINRRVGARWRLIGVGTLR; encoded by the coding sequence ATGACGCAAGAACACCGACAACCGGAGGTGAACATCGGACTGGTTGGGCACGTCGACCACGGCAAGACGACCCTCGTCCAGGCGCTTTCGGGCGAGTGGACCGACCAGCACTCCGAGGAGATGAAACGCGGCATCTCCATTCGCCTCGGATACGCCGACGCGACGTTCCGGGAGTGTCCGGACCTTGAGGAACCGGACCGCTACACCGTCGACGAGACGTGCGCGGACGGCTCGGAGAGCGAGCATCTCCGAACGGTGTCGTTCGTCGACGCGCCGGGCCACGAGACGCTCATGGCGACGATGCTCTCGGGGGCGTCCATCATGGACGGCGCCGTGCTCGTCATCGCCGCCAACGAGCCGGTCCCCCGTGCCCAGACCGAAGAACACCTGATGGCGCTGGACATCATCGGCATCGACAACATCGTCATCGCCCAGAACAAGATCGACCTCGTCGACCGCGAGCAGGCCGTCGACAACTACGAACAGATACAGGAGTTCGTCGAGGGCACGGTCGCCGAGGACGCGCCCATCGTCCCCACCTCCGCCCAGCAGGAGGTCAACATGGACCTCCTCATCCAGACCATCGAGGAGGAGATTCCGACGCCGGACCGCGACCCCGATGCCGACGCGCGCCTGCAGGTCGCGCGGTCGTTCGACATCAACCGCCCCGGCACGACGTTCGAGGACCTCACCGGCGGCGTTCTGGGTGGCTCGCTCACGCAGGGCCGCCTCGAAAACGACGACGAAATCGAGATTAAGCCCGGCCGCGAGGTCGAGGAAGGCGGCAAGTCCGAGTACCGCCCCGTCGAGACATCCATCCGGTCGCTACAGGCCGGCGGCGAGTTCGTCGACGAGGTGACGCCGGGCGGTCTGCTCGGCGTCGGGACCGGCCTCGACCCCTCGCTGACGAAGGGCGACGCCTTAGCCGGACAGGTCGCGGGCCCGCCGGGCACGCTCCCGCCGACCCACGACGACTTCACGATGGACGTCGAACTGCTGGACCGCATCGTCGGCGAGGAGGACGTCGAACCCATCAGCACGGGCGAACCGCTCATGCTCACCGTCGGGACGGCGACGACCGTCGGGTCGGTCACGAGTGCCCGCGAGGGCGAGTGTGAGGTCAAACTCAAACGCCCCGTCTGTGCACAGGAGGGCGCCAAGATAGCCATCAACCGCCGCGTCGGCGCGCGCTGGCGGCTCATCGGCGTCGGTACGCTTCGGTGA
- a CDS encoding haloacid dehalogenase type II has translation MARIETVTFDSYSTLVDVEAVESALADAVSDPEPVSNHWRSRSLMYTMVTNEVDAYDTFYALNRAALEHALAAHGVDLPEAEREAILETYHELAVFDDVREGLQRLHDAGVDTYVVSNGNPDMLSSMVDHAGIGDYIADTISADEVATFKPNAELYRHAAARTGTPIDRIAHVSALFYDVLGAKHAGMTGVWLDRGKVPWDDFAGNPDAIIDDIRALDGTLDIDG, from the coding sequence ATGGCCCGCATCGAGACCGTCACCTTCGATTCGTACAGCACTCTCGTCGACGTCGAGGCCGTCGAATCGGCGCTTGCCGACGCCGTTTCCGACCCCGAACCCGTCTCGAACCACTGGCGCTCGCGGTCGCTCATGTATACGATGGTGACGAACGAGGTCGACGCCTACGACACCTTCTACGCGCTGAACCGCGCGGCGCTGGAACACGCACTTGCCGCCCACGGCGTCGACCTCCCCGAAGCAGAGCGGGAGGCTATCCTCGAAACCTACCACGAACTCGCCGTCTTCGACGACGTCCGGGAGGGCCTCCAGCGCCTCCACGATGCCGGCGTCGACACCTACGTCGTCTCGAACGGCAACCCCGACATGCTCTCGTCGATGGTCGACCACGCGGGCATCGGCGACTACATCGCCGATACAATCAGCGCCGACGAGGTGGCGACGTTCAAGCCGAACGCCGAACTCTACCGGCATGCCGCGGCCCGAACGGGCACGCCCATCGACCGCATCGCCCACGTCAGCGCGCTCTTCTACGACGTCCTCGGCGCCAAACACGCGGGGATGACCGGCGTCTGGCTGGACCGCGGGAAGGTTCCGTGGGACGATTTCGCCGGTAATCCCGACGCCATCATCGACGATATCCGCGCGCTGGACGGGACGCTCGATATCGACGGATAA
- a CDS encoding winged helix-turn-helix domain-containing protein yields MSDAESAGAFACEECLQPAEAFAVIGNETRLAILEALWESPERPVSFSDLRRRVGTRDSAQFNYHLQKLTGQFVKKTECGYDFRGAGRAVIQAVLSGSLNQDPEFGPVEVDGECVDCGATLVAHYQDETLRVECADCGRLHADGEFPPGGLEDRTKTEVMDAFNQRVRHLMCLISDGVCPACNGRTEMTITRTGEFVDYDVHIEHECQRCGQTNPTSVTIALLDDAEVVSFYRDHGIDLNAAAFWTLEWCVSDDHTEIISEDPWEFRVHIELDDERLVVDLDENLVVEEARREPL; encoded by the coding sequence ATGAGCGACGCAGAAAGCGCGGGCGCGTTCGCCTGCGAGGAGTGTCTCCAGCCCGCCGAAGCCTTCGCGGTCATCGGCAACGAGACGCGCCTCGCCATCCTCGAAGCCCTCTGGGAATCGCCCGAACGTCCCGTGTCATTTTCCGACCTCCGCCGCCGGGTCGGCACCCGCGACAGCGCGCAGTTCAACTACCACCTCCAGAAACTGACCGGCCAGTTCGTCAAGAAGACGGAGTGTGGCTACGACTTCCGCGGCGCCGGCCGTGCCGTCATCCAGGCCGTCCTCTCGGGTAGCCTCAATCAGGACCCCGAGTTCGGCCCCGTCGAAGTCGACGGCGAATGTGTCGATTGTGGGGCCACGCTGGTCGCGCACTATCAGGACGAAACCCTCCGTGTGGAGTGTGCGGACTGCGGCCGACTCCACGCCGACGGCGAGTTCCCGCCCGGCGGCCTCGAAGACCGGACCAAAACCGAGGTGATGGACGCGTTCAATCAGCGCGTTCGCCACCTGATGTGTCTCATCTCCGACGGCGTCTGTCCGGCCTGCAACGGCCGCACCGAGATGACCATCACCCGCACCGGCGAGTTCGTCGATTACGACGTCCACATCGAACACGAATGCCAGCGCTGCGGGCAGACCAACCCCACCTCGGTCACTATCGCCCTCCTCGACGACGCCGAAGTCGTCTCCTTCTACCGGGACCACGGCATCGACCTCAACGCCGCGGCGTTCTGGACGCTAGAGTGGTGTGTCTCCGACGACCACACCGAAATCATCTCGGAGGATCCCTGGGAGTTCCGGGTTCACATCGAACTCGACGACGAACGCCTCGTCGTCGACCTCGACGAGAACCTCGTGGTCGAAGAGGCGAGACGGGAACCCCTGTAG
- a CDS encoding DUF5787 family protein, which produces MREYAFELAMCAAVEADSDGLVARQLGSHTRIVDAVEVLPGPDFSARTEVTAEAIPDLAIESEVGVGRARYWKDAVDAAPDRAESAVDRAVDIGFFTDERRNGRRYVRQTARYPEWFDGLRAFENKPDLGRPGDLQLQLRKDVSLGLFDEVVLVTESYVTGAHLNRIPESVGVWRFSPDEGRFEVIREATPLASSGPGIAVLDETPTKVDIEPVTADEKARYRRRIAERAYGKGWRPDALPACEKAEARGPEFRPDDALPYCGWKGRFVDPARECGADCDGYAAADPPEADVEAARARHSPWNPDPEGRERRQVGLDRFGEE; this is translated from the coding sequence GTGCGGGAGTACGCCTTCGAGTTGGCGATGTGTGCCGCCGTCGAGGCCGACAGCGACGGCCTCGTCGCCCGCCAACTCGGCAGTCACACCCGCATCGTCGACGCGGTCGAAGTCCTCCCAGGCCCCGACTTTTCGGCCCGGACCGAGGTTACCGCCGAGGCGATTCCCGACCTCGCCATCGAAAGCGAGGTCGGCGTCGGCCGCGCCCGCTACTGGAAGGACGCCGTCGACGCCGCGCCCGACCGCGCCGAAAGCGCCGTCGACCGCGCAGTCGATATCGGCTTTTTCACCGATGAGCGTCGCAACGGCCGTCGCTACGTCCGCCAGACGGCTCGCTATCCGGAGTGGTTCGACGGCCTCCGCGCCTTCGAGAACAAACCCGACCTCGGTCGTCCCGGCGACCTGCAGTTGCAGTTGCGAAAGGACGTCTCGCTGGGCCTCTTCGACGAGGTCGTACTGGTCACCGAATCCTACGTCACCGGCGCACACCTGAACCGCATCCCAGAATCAGTCGGTGTCTGGCGCTTCTCCCCCGATGAGGGCCGCTTCGAGGTGATTCGCGAGGCGACCCCGCTCGCGTCCTCCGGGCCCGGTATCGCCGTCCTCGACGAGACCCCCACCAAGGTCGACATCGAACCAGTCACCGCCGACGAGAAGGCCCGCTACCGCCGCCGCATCGCCGAACGCGCCTACGGGAAGGGCTGGCGACCCGACGCGCTGCCGGCCTGCGAGAAAGCGGAAGCGCGCGGCCCCGAGTTCCGCCCCGACGACGCACTGCCCTACTGTGGCTGGAAGGGCCGCTTTGTCGACCCTGCCAGGGAGTGCGGCGCGGACTGCGACGGATACGCGGCCGCCGACCCGCCCGAAGCCGATGTTGAGGCCGCACGCGCCCGGCATTCACCGTGGAATCCCGACCCGGAGGGGCGGGAGCGCCGGCAGGTCGGTCTCGACCGCTTCGGCGAAGAGTAA
- a CDS encoding MBL fold metallo-hydrolase has protein sequence MEVTLLGTGDTTGTPTPNCDCDTCTEARERGVERSRFSVHVRNERTGECLLVDASPDFRQQFLDADVALPDAILISHIHFDHLDGLGNVYRLIDDVPVYAADETDPVTDESVAGTVARKYDYLDAIDVQPCSPYESFEACGFEVTLVPVEHPPLVCYGLAIEDPDTGAKLSLSGDTNYGIDERARDILRNPDLLLADGIVPADYCEYHPYGGDHADGDGVYRTFGTKHMTIEGARRLAADLDAETHRLVHLSHYIPAEDAFDEDMAVDGETFTL, from the coding sequence ATGGAGGTCACGCTGCTGGGCACCGGCGACACGACGGGCACACCGACGCCGAACTGCGACTGTGACACCTGCACCGAGGCCCGCGAGCGCGGCGTCGAGCGCTCGCGCTTTTCGGTCCACGTCCGCAACGAACGCACCGGCGAGTGCCTGCTGGTCGACGCCAGCCCCGACTTCCGCCAGCAGTTCCTCGATGCCGACGTCGCGCTTCCCGATGCGATTCTGATCTCCCATATTCACTTCGACCACCTCGACGGCCTCGGCAACGTCTATCGGCTCATCGACGACGTACCCGTCTACGCTGCCGACGAAACCGACCCGGTGACCGACGAGAGCGTCGCCGGGACGGTCGCCCGGAAATACGACTACCTCGACGCCATCGACGTCCAACCCTGTTCGCCGTACGAATCCTTCGAAGCCTGCGGGTTCGAGGTAACGCTCGTGCCGGTCGAACACCCGCCGCTGGTCTGCTACGGCCTCGCCATCGAGGACCCCGACACCGGCGCGAAACTCTCGCTTTCGGGCGATACCAACTACGGCATCGACGAGCGTGCTCGTGACATCCTCCGGAATCCGGACCTGCTTTTGGCCGACGGTATCGTGCCCGCCGACTACTGCGAGTACCACCCCTACGGCGGCGACCACGCCGACGGGGACGGGGTCTACCGCACCTTCGGTACCAAGCATATGACCATCGAAGGCGCGCGACGGCTAGCCGCGGACCTCGATGCCGAAACCCACCGTCTCGTCCACCTTTCCCACTACATCCCGGCCGAGGATGCCTTCGACGAGGACATGGCCGTCGACGGCGAGACGTTCACGCTGTAG